In one Acomys russatus chromosome X, mAcoRus1.1, whole genome shotgun sequence genomic region, the following are encoded:
- the Slc6a8 gene encoding sodium- and chloride-dependent creatine transporter 1, which yields MAKKSAENGIYSVSGDEKKGPLIVPGPDGAPAKGDGPAGLGAPGGPLAVPPRETWTRQMDFIMSCVGFAVGLGNVWRFPYLCYKNGGGVFLIPYVLIALVGGIPIFFLEISLGQFMKAGSINVWNICPLFKGLGYASMVIVFYCNTYYIMVLAWGFYYLVKSFTTTLPWATCGHTWNTPDCVEIFRHEDCANASLANLTCDQLADRRSPVIEFWENKVLRLSAGLEVPGALNWEVTLCLLACWVLVYFCVWKGVKSTGKIVYFTATFPYVVLVVLLVRGVLLPGALDGIIYYLKPDWSKLGSPQVWIDAGTQIFFSYAIGLGALTALGSYNRFNNNCYKDAIILALINSGTSFFAGFVVFSILGFMATEQGVHISKVAESGPGLAFIAYPRAVTLMPVAPLWAALFFFMLLLLGLDSQFVGVEGFITGLLDLLPASYYFRFQREISVALCCVLCFVIDLSMVTDGGMYVFQLFDYYSASGTTLLWQAFWECVVVAWVYGADRFMDDIACMIGYRPCPWMKWCWSFFTPLVCMGIFIFNVVYYEPLVYNNTYVYPWWGEAMGWAFALSSMLCVPLHLLVCLLRAKGTVAERWQHLTQPIWGLHHLEYRAQDADVRGLTTLTPVSESSKVVVVESVM from the exons ATGGCGAAGAAGAGCGCCGAGAACGGTATCTACAGCGTGTCTGGCGACGAAAAGAAGGGTCCTCTTATCGTGCCCGGGCCCGACGGCGCCCCAGCCAAGGGCGATGGCCCCGCGGGCCTGGGGGCGCCTGGCGGCCCCCTTGCCGTGCCGCCGCGAGAGACTTGGACACGCCAGATGGACTTCATCATGTCGTGCGTGGGCTTCGCCGTGGGCCTCGGTAACGTGTGGCGCTTCCCCTACCTGTGCTACAAGAACGGTGGAG GTGTGTTCCTTATCCCCTATGTCCTGATTGCCCTGGTTGGAGGAATCCCCATTTTCTTCCTGGAAATCTCACTGGGCCAGTTCATGAAGGCCGGCAGCATCAATGTCTGGAACATCTGTCCCCTATTCAAAG GTCTGGGCTATGCATCCATGGTGATTGTCTTCTATTGTAACACGTACTACATCATGGTGCTGGCCTGGGGCTTCTATTACCTGGTCAAGTCCTTCACCACCACTTTGCCCTGGGCCACGTGTGGCCATACCTGGAACACTCCTGACTGTGTGGAGATCTTTCGCCATGAAGACTGTGCCAATGCCAGCCTAGCCAACCTCACATGTGACCAGCTTGCTGACCGTCGGTCCCCTGTCATCGAGTTCTGGGA GAACAAAGTCTTGAGGCTCTCTGCAGGGCTGGAGGTGCCAGGGGCCCTCAACTGGGAGGTGACCCTGTGCCTGCTGGCCTGCTGGGTGCTGGTCTACTTCTGTGTGTGGAAGGGGGTCAAGTCAACAGGAAAG ATCGTGTACTTCACTGCTACATTCCCCTACGTGGTCCTCGTTGTGCTGCTGGTGCGAGGGGTGCTGCTGCCTGGAGCCCTGGACGGCATCATCTACTATCTCAAGCCTGACTGGTCAAAGCTGGGGTCCCCTCAG GTATGGATAGATGCCGGGACCCAGATTTTCTTCTCTTACGCCATCGGCCTGGGGGCCCTCACCGCCTTAGGCAGCTACAATCGCTTCAACAACAACTGCTACAA ggaTGCTATCATCCTGGCACTCATCAACAGCGGGACCAGCTTCTTTGCTGGCTTCGTGGTCTTCTCCATCCTGGGCTTCATGGCCACAGAGCAGGGTGTGCACATCTCCAAGGTGGCAGAATCAG GGCCCGGCCTAGCCTTCATTGCCTATCCACGGGCTGTCACACTGATGCCTGTGGCCCCACTCTGGGCTGCCTTGTTCTTCttcatgctgctgctgctcgGTCTGGACAGCCAG TTTGTAGGTGTGGAGGGCTTCATCACCGGGCTCCTGGATCTCCTCCCGGCCTCCTACTACTTCCGTTTCCAAAGGGAGATCTCCGTGGCCCTCTGCTGTGTCCTCTGCTTTGTCATCGATCTCTCCATGGTGACCGAT GGCGGGATGTACGTCTTCCAGCTGTTtgactactactcagctagtgGCACTACCCTGCTTTGGCAAGCCTTTTGGGAGTGTGTGGTGGTGGCTTGGGTTTACG GAGCTGACCGCTTCATGGATGACATTGCCTGTATGATTGGGTACCGACCTTGCCCCTGGATGAAATGGTGCTGGTCCTTCTTCACCCCACTGGTCTGCATG GGCATCTTCATCTTCAATGTTGTGTACTACGAACCGCTGGTCTACAATAACACCTACGTGTACCCATGGTGGGGTGAAGCCATGGGCTGGGCCTTTGCACTCTCTTCCATGCTGTGTGTGCCCCTCCACCTCCTGGTCTGCCTCCTCAGGGCAAAAGGAACCGTGGCAGAG cGCTGGCAGCACCTGACCCAGCCCATCTGGGGCCTCCACCACTTGGAGTACAGAGCTCAGGATGCAGATGTCAGGGGCCTGACCACCCTGACGCCGGTGTCCGAGAGCAGCAAGGTCGTCgtggtggagagtgtcatgtga